One Campylobacter sp. MIT 12-8780 DNA window includes the following coding sequences:
- a CDS encoding TrbC family F-type conjugative pilus assembly protein codes for MKKIVLLSLIASNILFAETDKEKLFEQKYLKDKADLRSSINVDELHNNAKDLNLTSIDTQMKITSKDFNESYGSIKYYQNKQAQNIAQDIAKMRKSKEFAREVSKNEDYILNDKGFDFGKYAGQYSERTKAMINDLESNKHLLNTNKYLEPNEKVFIIISSSLKDTTITNYFKSLEQVNTDVSFVLRGVVGNNVRYMNPTREYLQNLMIKNPKGDLQDKANYYEHKIEINPKITRRFKIDRVPAVLYIQNYNPAVQDYKEIIGEPDENENYVIAYGESEVTYALQEINKKVESKGLDRLIKAIGGGSFYK; via the coding sequence ATGAAAAAAATAGTATTACTGAGCCTCATAGCCTCAAATATTCTTTTTGCTGAAACAGACAAAGAAAAACTATTCGAGCAAAAATATCTCAAAGACAAGGCTGACTTGCGATCAAGTATCAATGTAGATGAACTTCATAACAATGCAAAAGATTTAAATCTCACAAGTATTGACACGCAAATGAAAATAACTTCTAAAGATTTCAATGAAAGCTATGGAAGCATAAAATATTATCAAAACAAACAAGCACAAAATATAGCTCAAGATATTGCTAAGATGAGAAAAAGCAAGGAATTTGCTCGTGAGGTAAGTAAAAATGAGGATTATATTTTAAACGATAAGGGCTTTGATTTTGGAAAGTATGCAGGACAATACTCAGAACGAACAAAAGCTATGATAAATGACTTGGAATCTAATAAACATTTGCTCAACACAAATAAATACCTTGAGCCAAATGAAAAAGTTTTTATTATCATAAGTTCATCTTTAAAAGATACCACCATAACAAACTACTTCAAAAGCTTAGAACAAGTAAATACCGATGTAAGCTTTGTTTTAAGGGGCGTTGTAGGTAATAATGTGCGTTATATGAATCCCACAAGAGAATATTTGCAAAATTTAATGATTAAAAATCCAAAAGGCGATTTGCAAGATAAGGCAAACTATTATGAACACAAGATAGAAATCAATCCAAAAATTACAAGGCGATTTAAGATTGATAGAGTGCCTGCAGTCTTATACATACAAAATTACAATCCAGCAGTGCAAGACTACAAAGAAATTATAGGAGAACCTGATGAAAACGAAAATTATGTGATAGCGTATGGGGAAAGTGAAGTTACTTATGCTTTACAAGAGATCAATAAAAAAGTTGAAAGTAAAGGTTTAGATAGGCTTATTAAAGCAATTGGCGGTGGCTCATTTTATAAATAA